The Malus domestica chromosome 10, GDT2T_hap1 nucleotide sequence TGATGACGCTTTTGGGTTTGTTATGCCTAGGGATGTCCTAACGCAGTTGGCCTTTCACCCTCCCATGTACCAAAACTAAAAGTATTAACATGACATAAAAAATCAATTTCATTCGTGATTTGATTCTAATAACATTGAAGGTACGCACTTTCTCCCTAGTCCTTCTTTGTAGCATCTAATTACGTTTAAGCAGTGTGTTAAAAAACGTGCCTCGATGTGAGCCTAGGCAGCTTTGGATGGAGCAAAATGCTCCAACGTTTTATACAATGTTCAGGCAAAGTAGTGTGGAAACAATAACTACTTCATTTGCCTTCCTCAAATGGCTCTTGTTATCGCACGAAAACAACTTCCCAAATTGGAAAGGTTAAATTGAAAGACTTTGTTATGCAACTCATTGATTATTGTTAAACTTGGGAAAAAAACGACGGATAATCAGACTCGCTGATTAGGTTTATGTGTCTGTACTTTGTAATTGCGAGTTGTAGAGCCAATTTACAAAGGTGAAGACGTTGGCATTCCTTCAACTTGCCTTCCTCAAATACGTTGAAGAGTTTTGTTTCAAAGTTCCAACAACCACAACCAAACAAGAGATTGAAAATTGGAgtgaaggagaaagagagttgAAGAATTCCATGCATACAACAGATGATGACGCATCAGAAACTGAATAAAGATTAAAGAGAGAGTAAAGCCTGAATTCTGCGCCTACAATAACcacaccctaaaccctaaacccttgtATCTCCGTCATATATACGTTCCTGCCTTACGGAAAGaatcatcaaagaagaaaacacGATGTTGTCCTTAGCACGAACCACTGTACAAGGTTCAAAATCTGAATAGTCCTGTATAGCCTGCCATCAGCTGAAGCCTGTATGTacaatgtggttttttgttacgGCCAATCCAATTGTATAAATCATTCTCATCCATGTAAGTAACCTATCAAAACGGGCGACAGAAAGACCCAAAGAATTTGGTGAAGAGCTTGCTAAGACAAAACTGCTAACTTGCCAAAATTGGAAATCCTGTCGTCAAACTTCAGTCTGAAAAGAATTCGTCGAGTTCTGGTTGGTCGGACTTCAGTAGAAGACTTGGATCTGAAACTCTTACGCTAGGCAGCACTTTCCCTAGAGACCGATTTGCAATTTCAGTATAATCCGCCTCAGACCAATCTTGCTCGTCCTCAGTTACTTGCTCATCTGTCGCATAACCACTGTCCTTGTTCGTATAATCCTCCTTATCTATTTTAAGGATATCAGGACTTTCATTTAGAGGAATTGGAACTTCCTCAGCCTTTGTGTTAGATGCGCTACAAATGCAGGCTGCTGGGTTTTCGTGGAACTCACCCCTGCCGGGCCTTATCTCATTTGGCTCTCCCATGAATCCAATTTGACTTGTTCGAAGCCTCGATGCAAATTCTTCCCATGTCATGTTATTACGATTTATGAACAACGGAGACAGTTTCTTAGCATTTGGACGGATTGTTGGTTTGTGACCAAAGTATCTCCTGCGTGAGTAGACAAACTAGTTACAGCTAAAACATGAATCAAATCAGAAcaagtgaaaaaataaatatattggTAACTCGAGTTTTAATACCTTCGACCAGCTAACATTTTAGCCATATTGCCATTGTTGTTGGTGATGAAAACATCACTTTCATCGCAAACAATGAAGTCCAGTGCAGCCATTCGAGAAGAGAAGGATGAAAATGGTGCCAACTCCTTACTTAATAAAGTCTCTTTTGTGTGGAAGTTTGGGAAAAGTGCTTTTAGTGGTGCCATTGTCTCTTCACCTCCATATACTTCACCGGATGCCACATACAAGTGAATATCACTTCCGAAACCCAGCGCTCTAAGCATGAGACCAACTTCCTCTGGAGTTAGCGGGCATCTGCCATGTCTTCGTACCTTGTCAGGGTTGCTTGCCTGCACGCAATGTAGCCCCATAAAATAATGTAATTGTGATGCAGAGACAAATTATATAACACAGGTAATTACCGAATGGCATTAATCAAGTCATTACTCATTAGTGAAGCCTTACATGTAAAGTTTTCCACCTTTTCCGAAGTTTGCCAAgttctttcctttccttttctccCCCACCATAATCGCATCCAGAAAACGCCAGCATATCAGGCTCAAACCTATAACATGACCAACCATGACCAACCAATATCACAAACTTTTTCTACGAACTCCAATTTCTCGGAAAACACTAACAACCATCAAAATAATCTAAACAGAGGTTTTTGTACATTACAACCCATCCAAGCATATTATTCTGAGAAAGCAGAAAGTTTGACATTTTTTCAGGAAAAAACACACATTAATACTCAACGTATCAATTGCGGTAaacaaagacaaaaaacaattaacatcTGCACAAGCATTTCTGTCGAAGGCATAGCTTACTCATAGTATACTGGGCAAAATTACTCGAGAAGTTAAAAATAAATTGCAGTTTACCTCAGATGCAGGGCAATGAAATGCTTGCTTTTCATTCTCATTCTCTCAACCAACTTTTTACCCATTTCACTAATCGTGTCGGTAAATTTCAAGGCTTGATAATTGGCTCTACATCTCAGCTTTTGTAAATCTGAATCCAACCTATTTGAAAGTCTGTAATCAAATTTTGTGAGCTGAACAGCCTGCACATTAGAAAGCATAACCTGCAACTGTCAATTCTATGTAACCTGAAATGCCGCTCATTCAAGcgccaacaattttttttttttttcaaaggtcAAATGCACAACCACCGTAAATATCATACACCTTACACAATCCCTAAAGCATATGATAATTCTTGAAAAGAAAATGTGCTGCATTCTTCAGCAAGACACTTACATGCTTTTTATTAAGAACGGGCACCAAGCGGTTCTGGTAACATTTTTCATTACACTTCCTTGGGACTCGCGTGGTATGCACACTCATTGGTTTCCCTCCCTTTGTTGGAAGCTCTTTAATGATTTTTACATATTTCGACAGAGATGATATAAACCAGTCTACATCAAAGATTTCATCGAAGTTGCTGCAACAAATACCCCAATTCGCATTATAAATACGCTGACTATACCCCTTACATTGACAGTAGTTCTTCAACTGTAATATGAAACTGACCTGGAATCCTTCCAATACGATTTCTGGTCCAGCTTGGGAACAACAAGAGTAGCGTTCAAGATATAAGCTGCAACAACAGCATCTGTTATCTGCAACACAACCAGTAAAGGAAGCATCAGGCACTGAACCAACAGCGAAAACACGCACAGTTACAACATACAAGTCCAATCAATTAGACCTAAACAAGAGCTACGTATAACCAGATGCCTAGACGAAACAAAAACCCCAATTACGAAGAAAGAAACTCACTCCTGTTCTTTGTTGGTTCAATCCTCCACTAGTAGCAATCAACAAGTAGCGATTCGAATGAGTTTTCGCATCAGCAGCTGCAACAATTAAAGCATTGCTTTGGTCAGATAAATTAAACCAGAGCTCCAACaatcaaaaattcaaatttcaccATAAATTCATCACACGGCTGAGAATCGATTCGATTACAACACCATGAAATGAACAAAACAAGACTTCAATCGATTCTAGGATATTCCAGACTAAGCAAAACCATCAAATGAATACTGAATTTCAATCTGAATATCCGATCACCCGAATCTACGAAGAAACTAGAAAAACCTTATTCGTTACAGAGAGAGACAAAATGGGCAGAAATAAGATTAGTAAATAATAAATATCTAATATACTTTACTTGCAAAGTTATCGGCGGCATTGCTGCAGCTATAGAAAAGCTCCGATTCCCTTGTACTCCATAAATCTCGACCTGAACTTCCCCCACTCTCctaaaagaagaacaaaaattcaaaacaaaatcagaacaaaagataataattaaattaaattctgcAAAATCAGctccaaaaatataaatatcgTACCGGCACGCGAAACCTCGTCGTCTCCTCCGAATTTGGCCAGACCTCAACGTCGCCATTGTCATCCTGAACGCAAAAACCACAAGAAAGTTTtcatataaaaagaaaatcataGCAAACCGAGAAAATGGGAGCTGGGAGGTGATCCGGTGTGTGCTTGAGTACCGAGGTGAGGTGACGCAAGAGCGAGAGGTGATCGTGAGGATGCAGAACCGGCGAAGGAGCGAGGACAGAGAAGGCGGCGAGGAAGAGGAGCAGGCAACCGGAAACGGCGGAGATTAGCGGGAACACGTGGTGGCGGATACGGCGGAAGTGTCGCCGGAGAACAGAGGTTTTGAAAACAACGCCGCCGAGGGCGGTGGCGGTGATGTTGATGCAGCTGTGGCCGTTGATTGcgtctctcttcttcttcttcatcgttGGCGGCGTTGTTGCAGAGCAGAAACAGGAGGAAATAGAGTCGTTGTATTTGAAGCTGGAAAGCTTCTGCGGCGACGACAGAGACTGCCAGAACGACGGCGTTTTTGTGCCTCTTCGCTTCCCTCCCccacaagaaaacaaacaagcTTCACCAAAAAGGCCCTCCCCTAAAACCCATCGCGCGCGTAATTCTTAATGGTTTAGTTCCGGTGTGACGCGCTCAGACGGTACTATTGTCAAAGTGCCGATGATGATGCGTTTCTGATCATCCGATTGCAGTTTATGATGATCGTTGTTCTTTTGAGTGGGCCTCTAGCTTTGGGACCCATGAAGATGAAATTGAAGGGGCCAATGGGATTTTTGCTAGCGAAAAATTTGAATGTTTTCActaaaataaattatcaatgaaCTCCTTCAATAAAAAAAGTGTAATTAGTCTTTAAATTTAAAGATCTTATTTACAAGTTagaaagatttaaaattttgttggCAAAGGGGAATTTTGCAGCTAATttagggaggaggaggagaaaaatCAGCTCCAATTGCCtccatttttaatcttttaatttTGGATAAGTGGTTTTTTGCTCCCTAAATATGTGGGCGAAGAGTGGGTAATAGGAAGGCTCCTTATCCCATTGTTTTAGACTTTCTCAAGCATTTTTAGGAAAACAAATGATTAAGATGAGATATCTAATCCTAAAACAAAGTCCTTAAACATATTTTAAATTGAGCtgttattagcatttcaaaatttcaaataaccCTTGAACCGTTGGTGTAAAAGATGAGGAGTGTAAAATGATTGTCCTCACACTGAATATAAAGAAATGAGGAGGGCAAAATGGTTCATTTTCAAAGTGATGACAACAACTTTCATTTTAAATAATCTTATGAGTCAATTTATGAACTATGAAACGAAAATGCTATTTGCATTCTAAGAAAATCATGAATCATGATTcaacataaaataattaaactaaATTTATCTATATTATATGGAGACATATACGAATTTGAGTGCAAAGAGTGACACATGCGGACAATAATTTTGTCAGACTATCATTAGTAATTTCAGTTTTAggaattaaaaaggaaaaataaatgaATTAAGATGAGCTATTGAAATAATTGAGTTCACCTTGAGGGAGTGGAATCGTGTTGCTCATACGATGGTGGCGTATGCGTTCAAGCATGATGACTCCTACTTGTGGTGACCTTTAGATCTAAATTTTCTACTTAATGTTATGGCGGAAGATATAAACGTTTCAGTccgactttaatgaaattcttatcttggaagttttatttttttatttttttgaatttatgGAGGAATTATCTATTGATTAGGTGAGATTAGTGGGGTTGGGATGAGTTAAAAAGATTCCTAAAACTTTTGGTATGAGCGCTATACACACCCGAATTCCCAGATTCTTTATTTATTTCCGGCAAGATCTTTGTTTCTCCGTCACTTCCCACGTGCTCAGCTCCCTTCCctctttttttcaattttatttgttttatccAAGGACAGACGGCGACAACAAATCAGAACAAAGAGCGCGTGGGGGAGCTGATCAATCACCGAAAAGTGAAAGCCGGCCTTTCAATCAGAGtgacactcacactcacacaggGACTGACGTGCTCGTCATGCGCATTGGCGGGCGCGGTGCCTGCTTTCGCCCTCGCGCTAATTGTCGTTTTGGGCTTTGTAAATAACGCTTTAAGCTGTGATTTAAGTGAGTGCTTTCGTCGTTTTGCGTTTTGACGTTACAAAAATCTGGTGGTTTCCGTTTGCCAAGAAATCAAAAACACGAAACGGACAATTATCTTAACGAGAGAAATGCGAGTTCTTTCAAATTACTCTTTTTGAATTTTATGTCATCTTAACTTCTGTTTATGGAGAGTCTAATTTTTTGGCACCTCATGATTTTGGCATCTTAAACTCTCTGTCACCTTatattttttgcacaatattttataatattaacattAAAATTGATATTAAACTGTAAGGTGGCTGAAAGTTTATACTTTAAgaaagtctccttagcattcCTTTAACAATATTTaaccaaacttttttttttaaaaaaagtggGCATAAAATAAGGGAATATTTTTGCTCGTCACCCTAAAGCGATGGTGATGCTCATCACCCTATTGATTACGATTGGATgaatttgatttaatttatctattacacaaattttaaaatttaactaATCTGATAATAATTAATAggagtcacttagtactacaatctagtgatattcatcttcacttgtaagtaagaggtctcaTGTTCAATTCTCGTTAAATGCAAATTTAAACTCCATTATTGCTAGCCGgcccattgtgagacttagctCACCATcttcctcttagtgtagataatattgtttgttaaaaaaatggtaATTAATAGGATGGTAAACATTACCACTACTTTAGGATTGTGAGCAAAAATACACTCATAAAATTAGAGGAAACCCAGTTTTGAATTATGCGCTTTCTGGAAAGATACTATTATAATACCGTCAAGAGATGTTATTTATTCACGAATTATAGTACAAATAGATAAAAAGTTATATTTCGTAGATATAGGTATTTGTTAAAACAAGAATTTTGGTAACATGGAATAAAGATGTGGTTGTCacgttgaaaaatatgtgataaggaacacaattttttttaaatgcataTGAATGGGGGTAATTGACTGATTAGTACTTAATGgggttaggtttttttttttcgaacaaaatatattatctatattaagtgAAAATTGTAGACTTAGCCTCACTATGGGTAAATAgtaatatggtttaaattcaccTTTAGtaataattgaacctaaaatctctcacttacaagtgaagaaaaatactacTAAACCGCAGTACTAAGTGACACTTAATGAGTTTAGTTCAgagaatttaattataataattgggAATGCATGATGCACCTAACGCTTGGCTAAAATATTGGGTGGGTTGTGTACTTCCATGATtaagaaaatgagaaaatgtCAAGAGGTAGAGATAATGATTGGTAATTTTAGGTCATTGAAATGGAAAGCaagttgaaaaaaaatggaaagcaAGTTAATTACTAATTAGGGAACAGTTTTTCAGCATTTTAAAttacttaacaaaaaaaattactaatttttaacaaacgatctTATATAGTGAGGGGGATGAGAGAGGGTTTAGACTCACAATGGGCtatcaataatgtgattcaaatttgcctttgacaagaatcgaacctaagatcttttACTTACAAGTGCAAAAGAATATCATTGaactgtagtactaaatgacaaaaaaaaaattacttaacaAAGAATACATTTTGACAGTTTGGGGAAGAGCCTGAAAAAGCAAGGGGAAGTCGAACAAAGCTCCTTTGAATTGCTTCAATTCATCTGTAAAGGGCTCAGCTAATATGAAACGGGTTCGTCATTATTGTTGTATTTCGGTCCAAAGTACTTTTATTGTATAGAAAATAATATTATACATGACAATGTATTATTGAATTAAAATGTTACGTAAAAATGAACGCGTTTCATGTAAGTCTTTGTTCTACGAAAGAGAACTGTCTCCTCATAGGAAAGAGTTTGTCAAGCAAAATTCATTCGCTGAGGTGGTGAATGCTACAGGTTTAcataactttgtttctttttgtttcttttcttgttaTCTCTTTGTACACATTTATTGTAAAAGGTGATTGACATTTGACAACTTCCATTGCAGTTAAGGTGTGCAAAATCAGACTGTTTGTCATGGGAATAATGCTTGATCAATAGCTTTATCATTGGAAAAAGAACTAAAGAATGGGTCATTTATTTCTTTTGTAAGTAACACGATCAAACTCCAAACACAAAATTTCAAGGGAAAGAGGTTTTCTTTGTGCAAAATCATCATTGTctttactcaaaaaaaaaataaaaatcaccaTTGTTTGTTATTATGAGGAGAACTTGTCGGTTTCTAATTAATttacgtgttataatataagtgatTGAACAAAATTATAGGTAAAATGTGTTATAACATGTGGAGAATTGTATGTAACATTATTTGGAAGAAATTGTTTGTTAAACTCTAACCCCTAATACATTCACATATGTTTTGATCTGGTAACACATCACTATATAGTTATAGTgaatacaaaacaaaagcaaaactaATTCACTAGATAAAGAGACGTAGGATTTTAATAGCTCTTTACACTAGGCTTTCAAATTCAACGTGTGATACACTTGACACGCTTCCTTCTCGTGTATGATGTCTTTTTATGCTGAAAACACGTCCAATTTTTATTGCGTGAAGTAAGAGCAAGTGACCCTTAACACTCAATATTATGGTAAAATATAAGCATTCAATCCAAAACCAGTTTAGCAGAATACAAGTCACTCGATGTATCATTTCACGTATTATAATAAAAGTGCACGACAAGTTCCCTGAAGAATTTGCACTCCATCTCCAAGCTCCCAATGTATACCACATATAGACTTAGTCCTAAACTCAAGGTCAAGTGGAGGGACACACAACATCACTCTATATTTTTCACacaatttctttttctgttcTTTCTTTTACGTGTGTGCATTGTTTAGCTTGATAAGACTCTTAACTCCCGCCACGCACATGCCTTAAGAAATTAAATTGGCATTCCCTTTGATTCTTAACGTTGTTTGGTTGGATTTGTATATACTTTTGGCTAATCTTTGCTTGCGTTTGCAAGTTTAGAATATAAAGGCATCGACGTGTATGCATGATGTGTTGTTTTTGTCGTACTCCATTGTTTTTGTATGCCAAAAGGACATTCTCGGCCGAAACCTAAACCTCCATCGTCTTATATTGTCAAGCAAGTTGCGCCCTACCCATCTGAATTATTCAACCATCCAATGCAATGCTTCACGTGATTGGTAGATAGTTGGTATACCCCATGCTCAAGACAAATGTAAGGATGCTAGTGAAGCCTAACATTAACGGTGTGGCTATAATACTTAGTATGATATGTGTAGATGAAGGTGACAAACACATGATATGTGTCATTTAGTATCAtaatctagtgatattcctctgcACTTATAAGTGGGAGGTCTCAACTCCCGTGAATGGTAAATTATAATGGTTGGCTCATTCTTATGGCTTCTTAGCGTTCCCCACCTTTTAGGAATTATaggaattttcttttaaaatgtcatactttcatttaatgGTAAATTGAGTATAACATGGTATTGTGAATTTTCTCaatattaagaaaaaataaataaaaggggaTGGTTTTGTTGTGTAGTGATGAAATTTAATCATGTCAAACTATACAATCTGATGTGAGGTTGACCTCCACTGATTGTCCTCCCCAaacaattaattattatttaatttactaACGCTAAAATCACTCTACTAAAAAgataaatataaacaaataaagaatagaATAATATTGAGGAGAGTGGATTTATTTAAGCCCATGAAGTAAAAAACTTTTCATCCTTGCCAACCCAAAAGCTGGCCTCACACTAAGTTTTTGGGCTAATAACTTGGGCTTTCACCACAATTGCATGACATCCAGTATTCATACACGTGTCGTCATTGCAAAGCACAAGTTCAGGGTTTTGGGATGCTTTCAAAAGTGCTAATATACCTTCTGAGTATATGACAACATAAAATGTTTGACTACGTATTTTGCATAAAGGCGCTTATGAGTCGAAGTCATTctggaataaaaaaaatgtctaCATATTTATCCTTAACGCACTTCTAGCAAAAACACTTAcgaacaaaattgttttcaacGAAAACATCCCCAAAACGAGCTTGTTGGATTAACCTAAGTGGCTAAAATATGTGATAAATTCAGTTTGGGATAGTGAaataaacatatataatttCACTCATATCCATCTGCTCTTTCCTTTGCCAGGGCATGAAGTTTGAAGCATGCATGGACGTTGGCTGGCTGATTGGCCCACCCACAAAGCCAGAAGTCGGCTTGGCCTAATATTTTGGTGGTTGGTTTGGTTCTTGTTGTCACCAACTTAACCATTGCAATTCCAATCCTATATCTTTTAGGTGGCCACACCAATCTCTTAAAGCATCTCTAATGGTGTAGACAAATTGAGTAGGCATATCCATTTTGATGAGTATGTACATAAGAACTAGCTCTAATGATATAGACAattgagttttcaaattttgccTATTCTCCCAAAGTAGACAATGTTGCCTACAATACTATGAGTAGACAAATCGACCCTACATctctttttataataaaatactaGATGGAGCCTACACACTATGTGTgtgtaaatattaaaaataaaaataaaaaaggaaaacttgATACGATTCTAACTTTTTGAGCCAATATTAGGAATAGACcagtttattaaaataagtccaatCCCTTATGCTtatgattattttattatctatGTTATCTCTTTAATAATAATTTCTTCTTCCTACTCTAAACCCCGTTTAtaggttttatttttaagttttataatgTATAACCggttaattgtatttatcttATCCCAATTTTCTTGCCCCTCTTTTCTATGTCACAATCTTAATAATTTTCGAATTGAAAGTTTTATATCTTATATGTGTTATTTCTTattgatttgcatttttttgtaaatttaaatttaaacaaagaaaaaggatAATATATGGCTCTCTTAATTGCGGTCTGTTTCTTGATTACATAATTGGAGATGAGGTGGTTGAGATTAATTGTCTTGAAACTACGATGATAGAAGTTACGAGATGACAGATGGGCTCAGGGTGGATCTAGAGACGTGTTCATCGAACTGCATGTGTGTGGCTAAGGTTGGGGTTTGAGTCAAGGACAAGGCAGGTGATAGGGTGGGTGGgttgtttaagttttttttttctttccatattGAAGTTATATTTCCTCTTATTTTAATTGGAAAAAAATAAtagattataatatttttatgaGTTTTTTATTAGAGATTAGATGAAATGTCCTTGATTGGCTAAAATTGATAAACGCGAAGACTAAATTAGCCAAATTAAAACACGGGGATTAAATTGGCCAAATGACTATAACACAAGAATCATTTTAACATTTaaacctttaaaaaaaatataaaacaagaaATGAAAGTGGAGAAAAGATAATACTCGACTTAACCTAATAACTATGTTGATTCTTggagtgtgatatccacacacccctttttacttctcacacactcttttttaatttttgtctattgatcatcttcaattcattcgatccgacgacTGAAAATTAAGATGTGTGAGACACACCCCTAATTCTTTTGACCCAAATTGAAATTCCCCTAACCACCTAGTAGTATGGTGTAGTGGTATttatcttcatttgtaagtgagagggcTTAGGTTCCGTTCGATTCTCGACAAAGgcgagtttgaaccacattattgctagctcattgtgaggctaatccCACCCTCTTTCCTTTAGTATAaacaatatcgtttgttcaaaaaaaaaaaaaactaaatgcGCCTAAAAAATATGAGAGAGGGAAGTTttggagagaaatgagagagagagagagagaacacgtGTCACGTCCCGATCACAACATACGTCGAGAATCGACACATGACAAGGAAAATAACGTTTGTGAATACGGTATAAGTTACGAAATGAAATATTTTAACTGGTAACCCAAAATAATGAGAAGGTGGCTAAGTTCtccacaaaatatttacaaatatatacatcccaaaaagaagcataatctttgctttactaagaacaagtatgaggTGCTCAAAAGAAAGTCCTAAAAGATAAAGTACAAGAGTGAAACAAGGGTAACCTAACACTCCAAGTCTCTGATAACTGCACTGCTACTCCCACCTACAAACTTCTCGGAGTCTACTCAAACCTGTCACCTATACGATCAGTGCCTGCACCATCAGAATGGTGCACCAGGCAAACAACAACCTGGATAAGTTGCAAGTTTATGAGAGTGACAATAATATCAAGTATGTGAGAATAATGTTAAtgccaaccatcaaacacattTTACATATCTTGAATataaatcattcataagaaTTCAATACTAACTTTTGTAAACCCCGAAAAGTCACCTAGACATCCAACGGTTCGTctgaaaccaatcacaacatctcACAACCATCTTCTCATACAACACAATGAAAAGTAGAGTTAAAGCGATACATTTTGGCTGAAGCCTACACCTTTGAAGCCATctcaattcaaattcaataaatcCCAAGGTGAGTAAGATTCCGGACcttcactcaacggaatcgtgaAATATGAGGGATTCCAgaccatctctcaacggaatccaagtgGATACTATTCcgaaccatcactcaacggaatcgctaGGTACAATACATAACAATAACTACATGAAACCCAAGTTAGATACGATTCCGGAacatcactcaatggaatcgtAGAATAAAAAGGATTCCAGACCATATCTCAACGGAATTCGAGTGTATACGATTTTGGACCACCACTTAGCGGAATCACAGAAGACCAACAAACAGAATGTATGACGACTCAAAGAAATGAGACAAGCATAGGctacttaatttacaaaaactcAACAAAGGGTAATTAGGCACAATTACTAAATTTAGAACCAATCACCGAAGTGGAAGGTGAAACAATATcgaagcaacaaatccccattATAATGGTTAACAATCATTACTAGTCCCCACATTAATCTCAACATGCCAATCATACAAATCAAACCACATTTCCAATATACCTGGAGTCCGTGCTAATGTACCCTAGCACGATATTCAAGGCATCACGCTTTATCACCGCATGTGGCCGAGTCCAATTTGGCTAGGAAGGCCCTCAAATTGACTCATACCTAACGAAACCCTAAggtgggtgttcttcaattcggcTTCCTTGGTGTTCCAACACCCCAACCACTAGTTGGGTCTTGTTCTTAGGtccaagggaagttgattaagggtgatggtgaatggtgatactCTCCAGAATGACAATTCGTCGTCGAGAACCCCCGGGTTCTCCTATAGAGTTCTACATGAAATAAACCTTAAAAACCCTTGATTTTTCCGTGGGAATGGAAGGAGGAAGGTAGTTGAGCAAGTTGCAAGTGAAGGAGATAAGAAAATCAGCTGGAAAATGGAGGAATTGGCC carries:
- the LOC103432117 gene encoding protein ROOT HAIR SPECIFIC 17-like, whose translation is MKKKKRDAINGHSCINITATALGGVVFKTSVLRRHFRRIRHHVFPLISAVSGCLLLFLAAFSVLAPSPVLHPHDHLSLLRHLTSDDNGDVEVWPNSEETTRFRVPESGGSSGRDLWSTRESELFYSCSNAADNFATADAKTHSNRYLLIATSGGLNQQRTGITDAVVAAYILNATLVVPKLDQKSYWKDSSNFDEIFDVDWFISSLSKYVKIIKELPTKGGKPMSVHTTRVPRKCNEKCYQNRLVPVLNKKHAVQLTKFDYRLSNRLDSDLQKLRCRANYQALKFTDTISEMGKKLVERMRMKSKHFIALHLRFEPDMLAFSGCDYGGGEKERKELGKLRKRWKTLHASNPDKVRRHGRCPLTPEEVGLMLRALGFGSDIHLYVASGEVYGGEETMAPLKALFPNFHTKETLLSKELAPFSSFSSRMAALDFIVCDESDVFITNNNGNMAKMLAGRRRYFGHKPTIRPNAKKLSPLFINRNNMTWEEFASRLRTSQIGFMGEPNEIRPGRGEFHENPAACICSASNTKAEEVPIPLNESPDILKIDKEDYTNKDSGYATDEQVTEDEQDWSEADYTEIANRSLGKVLPSVRVSDPSLLLKSDQPELDEFFSD